A region from the Brachyspira hampsonii genome encodes:
- a CDS encoding TetR/AcrR family transcriptional regulator — MNNIITSKEDILKASRELIKRKGLNAINMRSVADEANIAVGSIYNYFKSKEELTIAVIVSVWADIFHSSDISLESESFIDSIDSIFKILEKGEKKYPNFFALHSNIMFGKNKDKGVNVMMNMIKHIKDNMYKTIIKDKNIREDAFNDNLNADKFIDIIFAFIMDSMMKGNYDSSSIKEIIKRTIY, encoded by the coding sequence ATGAATAATATTATAACTTCAAAAGAAGATATATTAAAAGCAAGCAGAGAATTAATAAAAAGAAAAGGACTTAATGCTATTAATATGCGTTCAGTTGCTGATGAGGCTAATATTGCTGTAGGCTCTATTTATAATTATTTTAAGTCAAAAGAAGAGCTGACTATTGCGGTTATTGTAAGCGTATGGGCTGATATATTTCATTCTTCGGATATTTCTTTGGAATCTGAGAGTTTTATTGACAGTATAGATTCTATTTTTAAAATTTTAGAAAAAGGAGAGAAAAAGTATCCTAACTTTTTTGCTTTGCATTCTAATATAATGTTTGGAAAAAATAAGGATAAGGGTGTAAATGTTATGATGAATATGATAAAGCATATTAAAGATAATATGTACAAAACTATTATAAAAGATAAAAATATAAGAGAAGATGCTTTTAATGATAATCTTAATGCTGATAAATTTATAGATATAATATTTGCATTTATAATGGATTCTATGATGAAAGGAAACTATGATAGTTCTTCTATAAAAGAGATTATTAAAAGAACTATTTATTGA
- a CDS encoding ABC transporter ATP-binding protein/permease, with the protein MINKRLIALMGDAKKYIAWHVIIQLVNLALNITAVFFMADIIQKASNGNITKEDIIKLCIAIFVIIVLRFRFTVLMSKMSYQASGRVKQTLREKIYSKLLTLGSRYKEKFSTSEIVQISMEGVDQLETYFGRYLPQFFYSMIAPIVLFAMLSTISIKSAVILLICVPLIPISIIAIVKIAKRILKKYWGSYSDLGEIFLEDVQGLTTLKIYKADEKKNEEMNIEAEKFRIATMNLLFMQLNSTTIMDIIAYGGAALGVIISVLEYMKGNINLAGTFTIIMLSAEFFIPLRLLGSFFHIAMNGISASDKMFEILDMKDDDKRVNKINKNNEEITFKDVSFAYNEDKTILKNINMTIKEKSFVSIVGGSGSGKSTIAGIISLRNENYKGSIKIGDIEISTIDKNDLYKRIVVVDHNSYLFEGTVYDNLKMAGDNITENHMNEVLKKVELYDFLQSEDGLNTKIMEKASNLSGGQKQRLALARAILLKGDIYIFDEATSNVDVESEESIMKVIRDIAKEKTVILISHRLYNSMLSDKIYFLKDGVIKEEGTHNELMNINGEYAKVFNEQTNLESITKGESLRIAI; encoded by the coding sequence ATGATTAATAAAAGGCTTATAGCTTTAATGGGAGATGCCAAAAAATATATAGCTTGGCATGTTATAATACAGCTTGTTAATCTGGCACTTAATATAACGGCCGTATTTTTTATGGCTGATATTATACAAAAGGCTTCTAATGGAAATATAACAAAAGAAGATATTATAAAATTATGCATAGCTATTTTTGTAATAATAGTATTAAGATTCAGATTTACTGTTTTAATGTCAAAAATGTCATATCAGGCTTCTGGAAGAGTTAAGCAGACTTTAAGAGAGAAAATATATTCAAAACTACTTACGCTTGGAAGCAGATATAAAGAAAAATTTTCTACAAGCGAAATAGTACAAATATCTATGGAGGGAGTTGATCAATTAGAAACTTATTTTGGCAGATACTTGCCTCAATTTTTTTACAGTATGATAGCTCCTATAGTACTTTTTGCTATGCTTTCTACTATAAGTATAAAATCGGCTGTTATACTTTTAATATGTGTTCCTCTTATACCTATATCAATTATTGCCATAGTGAAAATTGCTAAAAGAATATTAAAAAAATATTGGGGAAGCTACAGTGATTTGGGAGAGATATTTTTAGAAGATGTGCAGGGGCTTACCACTTTAAAAATATATAAAGCTGATGAAAAGAAAAATGAAGAGATGAATATAGAAGCTGAAAAATTTAGAATTGCTACTATGAATCTTTTATTTATGCAGCTTAATTCTACAACTATAATGGATATAATAGCGTACGGCGGGGCTGCTTTGGGAGTGATAATTTCGGTACTTGAATATATGAAAGGAAATATTAATCTTGCAGGCACATTTACTATAATAATGCTTTCTGCCGAGTTTTTTATTCCATTAAGACTTTTAGGTTCATTCTTTCACATTGCTATGAATGGAATATCTGCAAGCGATAAAATGTTTGAAATACTTGATATGAAAGACGATGATAAAAGAGTAAATAAAATTAATAAAAATAATGAAGAGATTACTTTTAAAGATGTTAGTTTTGCATACAATGAAGATAAAACTATATTAAAAAATATTAATATGACTATAAAAGAAAAATCATTTGTTTCTATAGTAGGGGGTTCAGGCTCTGGAAAAAGCACTATTGCTGGGATTATATCATTAAGAAATGAAAATTATAAAGGCTCTATTAAAATTGGAGATATAGAAATTTCTACTATAGATAAAAACGATTTGTACAAAAGAATAGTTGTAGTTGATCATAATAGTTATTTATTTGAAGGTACTGTATATGATAATTTAAAAATGGCTGGAGATAATATAACAGAAAATCATATGAATGAGGTATTAAAAAAAGTTGAGCTTTATGATTTTTTACAGTCTGAAGACGGACTTAATACTAAGATAATGGAGAAGGCTTCCAATTTATCAGGAGGGCAGAAACAGAGATTGGCATTAGCAAGGGCTATACTTCTTAAAGGAGACATATATATATTTGATGAAGCTACTTCTAATGTTGATGTTGAAAGCGAAGAGAGCATTATGAAAGTGATAAGAGATATTGCCAAAGAAAAAACTGTTATATTAATATCTCATAGGCTTTATAACTCTATGCTTTCAGATAAAATATACTTCTTAAAAGACGGTGTTATAAAAGAAGAAGGCACACATAATGAGTTAATGAATATAAACGGAGAGTATGCTAAAGTTTTTAATGAGCAGACTAATTTAGAGAGTATAACAAAAGGAGAGAGTTTAAGAATAGCTATATAA